Proteins encoded in a region of the Poecilia reticulata strain Guanapo unplaced genomic scaffold, Guppy_female_1.0+MT scaffold_802, whole genome shotgun sequence genome:
- the LOC103461226 gene encoding trimethyllysine dioxygenase, mitochondrial-like: MFSVLPRAAGSALRQFQLPFARSEPCMSLQLRFAASATLRLLEDCLEVSYEGTPMRFNYVWLRDHCRSASSYNSATHQRSLDTGSLELTLRPESSAVEDGQLVLTWPGGHVSEFSLGWLAENSYEGRKTVMEQPRILWNANVYQNARISAAKWDKFMSCDSELKKFLQNYLLYGIAFVDDVPATVEATEEVTRRVSLIRETTYGRMWSFTSDFSRGDTAYSQLALDRHTDTSYFQEPCGIQVFHCLRHEGSGGETLLVDGFYAAEKLRQHSPENFELLCRVPIRHEYIENTENHQNHMTGIGPVLNVYPWNSELYMIRYNNYDRSVMNTMPHDIIRRWYVAHRQLTTELRRPENELWVKLTPGKVIFIDNWRVLHGRESFTGLRQLCGCYLTRDDVLSAARCFGLQA; encoded by the exons ATGTTCAGCGTGCTTCCCAGAGCAGCTGGCTCTGCCCTGAGGCAGTTTCAGCTGCCGTTTGCCCGCTCAGAGCCCTGCATGTCGCTGCAGCTCCGCTTTGCAGCTTCTGCGACCCTCCGCTTGCTTGAAGACTGCCTCG AGGTCAGCTACGAGGGGACGCCGATGCGTTTCAACTACGTGTGGCTGCGGGACCACTGCCGCTCAGCGTCCTCTTACAACTCCGCAACCCACCAGAGGAGCCTGGAYACCGGGAGCTTGGAGCTCACCCTGCGCCCTGAGAGCTCCGCGGTGGAAGACGGTCAGCTCGTCCTCACAT GGCCTGGTGGCCACGTGTCAGAGTTCAGCCTCGGTTGGTTGGCCGAGAACAGCTATGAAGGAAGGAAGACGGTCATGGAGCAGCCGCGCATCCTGTGGAACGCTAACGTCTACCAAAACGCTCGCATATCAGCAGCCAAATGGGACAAGTTCATGAGCTGCGACAGCGAGCTGAAGAAGTTCCTTCAGAACTACCTCCTGTATGGAATTGCCTTTGTGGACGACGTTCCGGCGACTGTGGAAGCCACTGAGGAAGTCACCAGGAGAGTCAGTCTGATCAG AGAGACTACTTACGGGAGAATGTGGAGTTTTACATCCGATTTTTCCAGAGGCGACACTGCCTACAGTCAGCTGGCCCTCGACCGTCACACTGACACGTCTTACTTTCAGGAGCCATGTGG AATCCAGGTGTTTCATTGCCTCCGACATGAGGGTAGTGGAGGGGAGACGTTGCTGGTGGATGGCTTCTACGCTGCGGAGAAGCTCCGCCAGCACTCCCCCGAGAACTTCGAGCTGCTGTGCCGCGTCCCCATCAGGCACGAGTACattgaaaacacagaaaatcaccAAAACCACATGACGGGCATTGGCCCCGTGCTCAACGTCTACCCTTGGAACAGTGAACTCTACATGATCCG ATATAACAACTACGACCGGTCGGTGATGAACACGATGCCCCACGACATCATCCGACGATGGTACGTAGCACATCGACAGCTCACCACAGAGCTACGGCGGCCAGAGAACGAGCTGTGGGTGAAACTCACTCCAGGCAAA GTGATTTTTATTGACAACTGGAGGGTGTTGCATGGGAGGGAATCTTTCACCG